From a single Roseibium algicola genomic region:
- a CDS encoding RHE_PE00001 family protein — translation MSYDLRKSLKSLDWLDLADPLDRATRSLTRADERLRRTPALEDGVRSRSHLFETCASMALDGDLVHLEDLVLHDAGTDRRAPTHELTRAARFLALRRRVDRQTPDSVLSRDGLLTLVGRPTDDAEFETTTSRSSGEGRGPAASTSAQQDTADTEKNLFAEIDAVLERSRHLAQGNVPERPVSSRQSGDIPSVHFSRFSERGDRLDDWLTVKKEAEALKLPPVLAAAILLDAWQVLQPLDGWPELGRLLSAVFLKAQVTTSHLPSLSAGLRKSPFRWRRKDTFQVRIAGFLSGFEKAAQETMDQLDRLSIAQEQLARHCQSCRSHSRLPEFARMFLSRPLVTIPMARQDLGVTAAAVDRMIRQLGPALPRELTGRDRYRAWGIL, via the coding sequence ATGAGTTACGATCTTCGCAAGTCCCTGAAATCACTGGATTGGCTGGATCTGGCCGACCCGCTCGATCGCGCCACCCGGTCCCTGACCCGAGCTGACGAGAGATTGCGCCGGACACCTGCGCTGGAAGACGGTGTGCGCAGCCGGTCCCACCTGTTTGAGACATGTGCCTCCATGGCCCTCGATGGAGACCTCGTTCATCTGGAGGACCTTGTTCTGCACGACGCCGGCACCGACAGACGCGCGCCCACCCACGAATTGACCCGGGCCGCCAGGTTCCTGGCGCTCCGCAGACGGGTCGACCGGCAAACCCCGGACAGTGTCTTGAGCCGGGACGGTCTTCTGACACTTGTAGGCCGGCCGACAGATGACGCCGAGTTCGAGACAACGACGAGCCGAAGCTCGGGGGAGGGGAGGGGACCTGCCGCTTCAACCTCGGCCCAACAGGACACTGCCGACACCGAAAAAAATCTCTTTGCCGAGATCGACGCCGTTCTGGAACGCTCCAGACATCTGGCGCAGGGAAACGTCCCGGAACGACCTGTCTCGTCCCGCCAATCCGGAGATATACCTTCCGTACACTTCTCTCGGTTTTCGGAACGGGGTGACCGTCTGGACGACTGGCTCACTGTCAAAAAGGAAGCTGAAGCCCTGAAATTGCCGCCCGTTCTGGCGGCGGCAATTTTGCTTGATGCATGGCAGGTGCTGCAGCCGCTGGACGGATGGCCAGAACTTGGCCGCCTGCTGTCGGCGGTCTTCCTGAAAGCGCAGGTGACCACGTCTCATTTGCCGAGCCTGTCAGCGGGATTGCGAAAGTCGCCCTTTCGCTGGCGCCGCAAGGACACGTTCCAGGTGCGTATCGCCGGCTTCCTGTCCGGTTTTGAAAAAGCCGCCCAGGAAACCATGGATCAGCTGGACCGGCTATCAATTGCCCAGGAGCAATTGGCTCGCCATTGCCAGTCTTGCCGAAGCCACTCCAGGCTGCCGGAGTTTGCCCGGATGTTCCTGTCCCGGCCCCTGGTGACCATACCCATGGCCCGTCAGGACCTGGGTGTCACCGCCGCCGCCGTCGACCGCATGATCCGCCAACTCGGCCCCGCGCTCCCCCGTGAGCTTACAGGCCGAGACAGATACAGGGCCTGGGGTATCCTGTGA
- a CDS encoding isochorismatase family protein: MTIPTISDYPMPKDFPANKTGWKPDAARAVFLIHDMQDYFLRYYNADGELMTRLIANLQRVRNWAYANNAPVIYTAQPHDQPPEDRALLNDMWGPGLTVADPALQQVVKGLEPGENDVVLTKWRYSAFQRSDLKARMASLGRDQLIVGGIYAHIGCLMTVADAFMNDIQAFMIGDAVADFSEAEHKMALKYVATRCGAVTDTASLTGAAQKSEPMRDWLHSRVLELIEDDADLDPEENLIFYGLDSIQVMKLASELKERGIVVGFDELARVPTLNGWWALIESKRLAA; encoded by the coding sequence ATGACCATCCCGACAATTTCCGACTACCCGATGCCGAAGGACTTTCCGGCGAACAAGACCGGCTGGAAACCGGATGCCGCTCGTGCTGTCTTCCTGATCCACGACATGCAGGATTATTTCCTGCGGTATTACAACGCCGACGGCGAACTGATGACGCGGTTGATCGCCAACCTGCAGCGTGTTCGCAACTGGGCCTACGCCAACAACGCCCCGGTCATCTACACGGCTCAGCCTCATGACCAGCCGCCGGAAGACCGAGCACTCCTGAACGACATGTGGGGTCCCGGCCTGACCGTGGCCGACCCGGCCCTGCAGCAGGTGGTCAAGGGACTGGAGCCCGGCGAAAACGACGTGGTTCTGACGAAATGGCGCTACAGTGCATTTCAACGATCCGACCTCAAGGCCCGCATGGCATCCCTTGGCCGCGATCAACTGATCGTCGGTGGCATCTACGCACACATCGGCTGCCTGATGACTGTTGCGGATGCGTTCATGAACGACATTCAGGCCTTCATGATTGGCGATGCGGTTGCCGATTTTTCCGAGGCCGAACACAAGATGGCCCTGAAATATGTCGCCACCCGCTGTGGTGCGGTCACAGATACGGCAAGCCTCACAGGTGCAGCCCAGAAGTCTGAGCCGATGCGGGACTGGCTGCACAGCCGCGTGTTGGAGCTCATCGAAGACGACGCCGATCTCGATCCGGAAGAAAACCTGATTTTCTATGGCCTCGATTCCATTCAGGTCATGAAACTTGCCAGTGAACTGAAGGAACGCGGCATTGTGGTCGGCTTTGACGAACTGGCGCGTGTCCCGACCCTGAACGGCTGGTGGGCGCTCATTGAAAGCAAGCGCCTTGCAGCCTGA
- a CDS encoding isochorismate synthase, producing MRHEDVAIQPDPKRKFLFTSGGNELHADGIRERIAVPARSGKTSGDLFQATVGAALERARNAGQENPIVVGAIPFDLGEVSCLYVPERHEWRTCKEPNGGAVSKRIMPELLAQRSYPDEAGFKRAVQHAIVNFQHSDVRKAVLSVIRELQFAEPVDVERLMTSLRAQNTDGYQFQVPLPDGSEMIGVSPELLIRKSGRSFTSNPLAGSTRRLPELAADKDAGTELLRSEKDRYEHRLVVEDIHRLLQPYCSQIDVPDQPSLLGTAALWHLSTRIEGQLNDPSMTVLQLACLLHPTPAVCGYPTELAHRLIRFVEPFERGLFTGIVGWCDAEGNGEWAITIRCGIVERDVVRLFAGAGIVEASQPDCEWAEVQTKLGTMLKACGLAA from the coding sequence ATGCGTCACGAAGACGTGGCCATCCAGCCTGATCCCAAGCGAAAATTTCTGTTCACTTCAGGCGGAAACGAACTGCATGCAGATGGAATTCGTGAGCGGATTGCCGTCCCGGCCCGGTCCGGAAAAACTTCGGGGGACCTGTTTCAAGCCACGGTTGGCGCAGCCCTGGAACGCGCCCGCAATGCTGGCCAGGAAAACCCGATTGTCGTTGGTGCCATTCCGTTCGATCTCGGTGAGGTGTCCTGCCTCTATGTGCCTGAACGCCATGAATGGCGCACCTGCAAGGAGCCGAACGGAGGCGCCGTCTCCAAACGCATCATGCCGGAGCTGCTCGCACAGCGGAGTTATCCGGATGAGGCCGGCTTCAAACGGGCCGTCCAACACGCCATCGTCAACTTCCAGCACAGTGATGTCCGCAAGGCCGTTCTTTCGGTCATACGGGAACTGCAATTTGCAGAGCCTGTCGATGTCGAGCGGCTCATGACAAGCCTGCGGGCTCAGAACACCGACGGCTATCAGTTCCAGGTGCCACTTCCGGATGGCAGCGAGATGATCGGCGTCAGTCCGGAATTGCTCATTCGCAAGAGCGGCCGCTCGTTCACGTCTAACCCGCTAGCGGGGTCAACCAGGCGCCTGCCCGAACTCGCCGCCGACAAGGACGCCGGCACTGAATTGCTTCGTTCCGAAAAGGATCGCTATGAGCACAGGCTGGTCGTGGAGGACATTCACCGATTGCTGCAACCCTATTGCTCACAGATCGATGTGCCGGATCAGCCGTCGCTTCTTGGCACAGCGGCTTTGTGGCATTTGTCCACCAGGATCGAGGGACAGCTGAACGACCCGTCGATGACCGTGTTGCAGCTAGCATGCCTCCTGCATCCGACGCCTGCTGTCTGCGGATATCCGACAGAGCTGGCTCACCGTCTCATCCGATTTGTCGAACCCTTCGAACGCGGGCTTTTCACCGGAATTGTCGGCTGGTGCGATGCCGAGGGCAACGGCGAATGGGCCATCACCATCCGCTGCGGCATCGTTGAGCGTGACGTAGTGCGGCTTTTCGCAGGTGCCGGCATCGTTGAGGCCTCTCAACCGGACTGCGAATGGGCCGAAGTCCAGACCAAACTGGGTACCATGCTCAAGGCTTGCGGCCTCGCCGCCTGA
- a CDS encoding IclR family transcriptional regulator — MSEDTDGEMTGQSPKRSGNIQSVSIATRFLNILANGSEAMALGVIAKQAGTGSPTAHRYLQSLVKEGLVMQDPQTGHYDLGPTALSIGIGALKRVNPVEIAARHTKQLASGYAASAGIAIWTERGPTVVRWYRSALFSISSVGLGDVLPVDNSACGLVFQAFLPESQINVARKLQPPHFRGKPSSRKILETVRAECWAELTDHLLPGITGQAVPVFDAQQEIACVMTTVTNLGLMHKPEDRKALFDCARQAARETGGLDAFTGL; from the coding sequence ATGAGTGAAGACACAGATGGCGAAATGACCGGACAATCACCCAAACGCTCCGGTAACATTCAATCCGTTTCCATTGCCACGCGGTTCTTGAACATCCTGGCCAATGGGTCCGAAGCCATGGCACTTGGTGTCATCGCGAAACAGGCCGGCACCGGCAGCCCGACCGCACACCGATACCTTCAAAGCCTGGTGAAGGAGGGGCTCGTCATGCAAGACCCCCAGACCGGGCACTACGATCTTGGCCCGACTGCGCTGAGTATCGGAATTGGCGCCTTGAAACGTGTAAACCCTGTAGAGATCGCGGCAAGGCACACGAAGCAACTCGCCAGTGGCTACGCTGCAAGTGCGGGCATCGCCATCTGGACCGAGCGCGGCCCAACAGTCGTGCGCTGGTATCGCAGCGCACTTTTTTCGATCAGTTCCGTCGGGCTTGGTGACGTCCTGCCGGTCGACAATTCCGCGTGCGGTCTGGTCTTCCAGGCATTCCTTCCCGAAAGCCAGATCAACGTTGCCAGGAAATTGCAGCCCCCTCATTTCCGAGGCAAACCATCCTCGCGCAAGATCCTCGAGACCGTTCGCGCCGAGTGCTGGGCCGAACTGACCGACCACCTGCTACCAGGTATTACGGGGCAGGCCGTGCCGGTGTTTGATGCACAGCAGGAGATTGCCTGCGTCATGACGACGGTCACAAATCTCGGCCTCATGCACAAGCCCGAGGACAGAAAGGCTCTGTTTGACTGCGCCCGGCAAGCGGCCCGGGAAACTGGTGGCCTGGATGCGTTCACGGGTTTGTAA
- the dhbA gene encoding 2,3-dihydro-2,3-dihydroxybenzoate dehydrogenase, whose protein sequence is MSTRQFAGKRVFVTGAASGIGRRIAERFCDEGATVLGLDRQAGDNTLPFRILTADLADARQVEKISSGLMTDRWYPDILVNAAGVLRTGAAEDLSLEDWQACMNVNVSGPFYLLRQWIPVFKERQSGAIVNIASNAAHVPRTGMTAYCASKAAMASLSHCIGLELAPFGIRCNLVSPGSTDTPMLREMAGGASGYRQLVAGQPDRFKLGIPLQKVATTDDIAETVLFLASDKAGHITLQDIVVDGGATLGA, encoded by the coding sequence ATGTCAACTCGGCAGTTCGCAGGCAAGCGCGTGTTCGTAACCGGTGCCGCAAGCGGCATCGGTCGGCGCATCGCCGAAAGGTTTTGTGACGAGGGTGCCACGGTCCTTGGTCTCGACAGACAGGCCGGCGACAACACCCTGCCATTTCGCATTCTCACAGCCGACCTTGCCGATGCCCGTCAGGTTGAAAAGATCTCTAGCGGGCTCATGACGGACCGGTGGTACCCGGACATCCTGGTGAATGCCGCCGGTGTCCTGCGAACCGGGGCGGCGGAGGATCTGTCGCTAGAGGATTGGCAGGCCTGTATGAACGTCAACGTCAGCGGACCGTTCTACCTGCTACGCCAATGGATACCGGTGTTCAAGGAACGGCAAAGCGGGGCGATCGTGAACATTGCCTCCAATGCGGCGCATGTGCCTCGCACGGGCATGACTGCCTATTGCGCGTCCAAGGCGGCGATGGCGAGCCTCAGCCACTGCATCGGGCTGGAACTCGCGCCCTTCGGCATCCGTTGCAACCTTGTCTCGCCGGGTTCGACCGATACACCGATGCTGCGCGAAATGGCGGGTGGAGCATCCGGCTACAGGCAGCTGGTCGCGGGCCAACCGGATCGGTTCAAACTCGGCATTCCTCTGCAAAAGGTAGCCACGACCGACGATATTGCCGAGACCGTGCTGTTTCTTGCATCCGACAAGGCCGGGCACATAACGCTGCAGGACATCGTGGTCGATGGAGGCGCGACCCTGGGCGCCTAA
- a CDS encoding (2,3-dihydroxybenzoyl)adenylate synthase, whose translation MNVEFQRWPEELAAHYRSCAYWIDQPLTRILDQQRQTRPAAPAIVCGERTLSYDALDRLSSNLAARLVAKGLGPGDTALVQLPNLAEFYIAFFALLKAGIAPVNALYSHRRHEMTAYARQIEPKLLIASRQHELFRTEDFIGSLQEMQDGALTVLLMDEADPASSLSHWIESAPEGVAPDYGPTPPGEVAFFQLSGGSTGTPKLIPRTHNDYDYSVRASAEICDLTPETRFLCALPAGHNFPLSSPGALGVFHAGGCVVLAPNPEPLACFELIRKHKVTMAGLVPSAVNLWLQAAPDHRNALESLKLLQVGGAHFPESHARLVPQILGCKLQQVFGMAEGLVNYTRLDDPDELVFTTQGRPISPDDEIKIVGEDGQPVPDGETGRLATRGPYTFRGYFRSPEHNADVFDEDGFYYSGDLVCRTGEGYLRVVGRVKDQINRGGEKIAAEEVESLLLLHPDVREAALVAIQDPALGEKSCAVIVSDNSCIKPLALRRHLMSLGVADYKLPDRFSFADAIPLTAFGKPDKKKLRMDLAQKFTPALTQ comes from the coding sequence ATGAACGTCGAATTTCAGCGCTGGCCAGAGGAACTGGCAGCGCATTACCGCTCCTGTGCCTACTGGATCGATCAGCCATTGACCCGAATTCTGGATCAACAAAGGCAAACGCGTCCCGCCGCGCCGGCGATCGTGTGCGGCGAACGAACCCTTTCCTATGACGCACTCGACCGGCTGTCCTCCAATCTGGCTGCAAGATTGGTGGCAAAAGGGTTGGGTCCCGGTGACACCGCACTGGTGCAGCTGCCAAACCTCGCCGAGTTCTACATCGCCTTTTTTGCGTTGCTGAAGGCCGGCATTGCACCGGTCAACGCGCTTTACAGCCATCGACGTCACGAGATGACGGCCTATGCCCGGCAGATCGAACCGAAACTTTTGATCGCCAGCCGCCAACATGAGCTGTTCAGGACGGAAGACTTCATCGGCAGCCTGCAGGAAATGCAGGACGGTGCTCTCACTGTTCTTCTTATGGACGAAGCAGATCCCGCCTCCAGCCTGTCACACTGGATCGAAAGTGCTCCGGAAGGCGTTGCCCCCGATTACGGCCCGACACCCCCAGGCGAAGTCGCCTTCTTCCAACTGTCCGGCGGCAGCACGGGTACACCGAAGCTGATCCCACGCACACACAACGACTACGATTACAGCGTCAGGGCCAGCGCGGAAATTTGCGACCTGACACCCGAAACGCGGTTTCTTTGCGCGTTGCCGGCCGGGCATAACTTTCCGCTCAGTTCACCAGGCGCACTCGGAGTGTTCCATGCCGGTGGCTGCGTCGTGCTCGCCCCCAATCCGGAACCTCTTGCCTGTTTCGAGCTTATTCGCAAACACAAGGTGACCATGGCCGGTCTTGTGCCTTCCGCCGTCAATCTCTGGCTTCAGGCAGCGCCTGATCATCGCAATGCGCTGGAGAGCCTGAAACTCCTGCAGGTGGGCGGCGCACATTTTCCTGAGTCCCATGCGCGTCTGGTTCCTCAGATACTTGGCTGCAAGCTGCAACAGGTCTTCGGAATGGCGGAAGGACTGGTGAATTACACCCGTCTGGATGATCCGGATGAGCTTGTCTTCACGACCCAGGGACGCCCGATCAGCCCTGACGACGAAATCAAGATTGTCGGAGAAGACGGGCAACCTGTTCCCGACGGCGAAACGGGCAGACTTGCGACGCGTGGTCCCTACACCTTCCGCGGCTACTTTCGAAGCCCGGAACACAATGCCGACGTCTTCGATGAGGACGGGTTCTACTATTCCGGTGACCTGGTGTGCCGCACCGGTGAAGGTTATCTGCGGGTGGTTGGACGGGTAAAGGACCAGATCAACCGGGGCGGCGAGAAGATAGCCGCGGAAGAGGTGGAAAGCCTGCTTCTGCTTCATCCTGATGTGCGTGAAGCGGCCCTTGTCGCCATCCAGGATCCGGCACTCGGCGAGAAAAGCTGCGCTGTCATTGTCTCGGACAACTCCTGCATCAAGCCGCTTGCTCTTCGCAGGCACCTGATGTCGCTCGGAGTTGCCGATTACAAGCTGCCTGACCGCTTCAGTTTTGCGGACGCCATTCCCCTTACAGCCTTCGGCAAACCTGACAAGAAGAAACTGCGCATGGATCTCGCGCAGAAATTCACTCCCGCTCTGACACAGTAG
- a CDS encoding methyltransferase produces the protein MTAPAPTPSEHPAPVPPFKLMAQITAYRTSQCIRALVELGIPSLLVERARSLGELAEITGTKPRLLERVLRHLVNEEVISLDAQGHYLPSPVTRHLVPGHPQSLHNWVACELDPLLWRSWENLPEQLRTGTTAFDLAHGSAFFDWHAQDEAAQKRFDDQMNGASKGIGAVVVDKLAFARGTRIMDVGGGNGSFLAQILDRNAETTGTLFELPRGVEDHDPLFERMRSNGRATTQNGSFFEHVPGGADVYLFSRVFHDFDDEAAITILQNTSQSLSGKERLYLIDMMTSAAAADARGSSQDIFMMTQLGGRERTAEEFTELLAKAGFETFSITPTASPVSILEFRLAG, from the coding sequence TTGACAGCACCAGCTCCCACACCTTCCGAACACCCGGCCCCCGTTCCGCCCTTCAAGCTGATGGCACAGATCACGGCATATCGTACGTCTCAATGTATTCGTGCTCTTGTCGAGCTCGGGATACCCTCACTCCTGGTCGAGCGGGCGAGATCGCTGGGAGAGCTTGCGGAAATCACTGGAACAAAGCCCCGTCTCCTGGAACGAGTGCTCAGGCACCTGGTCAATGAAGAGGTGATTTCCCTGGATGCCCAGGGGCATTACCTCCCCTCCCCTGTCACCCGCCACCTCGTGCCGGGGCATCCGCAGAGCCTGCACAACTGGGTGGCCTGTGAACTCGACCCGTTGCTCTGGCGAAGCTGGGAAAACCTGCCCGAACAACTGCGAACCGGTACGACTGCCTTCGATCTGGCCCATGGCTCCGCGTTTTTCGATTGGCACGCACAGGATGAGGCAGCGCAAAAACGGTTCGACGACCAGATGAACGGGGCCTCAAAAGGCATTGGTGCTGTCGTCGTCGACAAACTGGCATTCGCACGAGGCACCAGGATCATGGATGTCGGCGGCGGCAACGGGTCGTTTCTGGCACAAATTCTGGACAGAAACGCGGAAACCACGGGAACTCTGTTCGAGCTTCCGCGCGGTGTTGAAGACCACGATCCGTTGTTCGAGCGGATGCGGTCAAACGGCCGGGCAACTACTCAAAACGGATCCTTCTTCGAGCATGTACCAGGTGGTGCCGATGTTTATCTGTTCAGCCGGGTCTTCCATGACTTTGACGACGAAGCTGCGATCACCATCCTGCAGAACACCAGCCAATCCCTGAGCGGAAAAGAGCGCCTTTACCTGATCGACATGATGACCAGCGCCGCTGCTGCCGACGCCCGCGGATCGTCCCAGGATATCTTCATGATGACGCAGCTCGGTGGCAGGGAGCGGACGGCCGAAGAATTTACCGAGCTGTTGGCGAAGGCAGGTTTTGAGACTTTTTCCATAACACCGACGGCCAGCCCCGTCAGCATTCTGGAATTCAGGCTGGCAGGTTGA
- a CDS encoding TonB-dependent receptor, with protein MKPTRIATMLGSTAVFTVSQMVTSIAWAQDAGTGTAADVTVLDTILVSGEKISRSLQETASSVEIITGEDLETRPDEENVQSAIQDVPNVYYPGTAGVAPIIRGQDTQGPNTGAVAFYSGTVPRASINIDGHYQTYFETVFGATSIWDVDQIEVFRGPQTTSQGANSIAGAIIVKTKDPTFTPEGALQAEYGSYNTHRVSGMLSGPLSSQLAARVALDYYGRDTFIDYINSSFTDDETNLDIMSFNGRAKLLYTPDAIPGLTAKLTYATAQNNQPTYEAATVQPYDRLENSQANVPSFYSRSHTGIADLSYEFENGIVVSNVTQYTDLEVKRSVETVGNGDATIDQQNWSNETLVNFGTQDSTFSGVAGLYAAHTQSDETLLLPFNGSPDFEDSKTNLGVFTEIDYRISDAWTLTGGLRFESDRIKRTGLSSTVAPRPVDFDYDETFNALLPKIALAYNITPDVTVGGLVNRGFNPGGVAFDFLNGQALPFKAETSWNYEIFGRANLLDDKLFVSANLFYTDYHDSQRYFQTVLPGSSVTQLLTLNAERAHAYGLEVAMSYQVLDNLRVNANAGVLQSEISEFDTLPSVEGNEFGKAPGYMLGFGVDWSVLENLTLSANVEHFDGYYSDDLNTPAFQVDPYTIANARATYQVHDHFQLYGYVNNIFDERVPTYLENRPGVASFATMTAPRMFGIGAKATF; from the coding sequence ATGAAACCGACTCGTATTGCGACGATGCTTGGCAGCACCGCCGTGTTCACCGTTTCACAGATGGTTACCAGCATCGCATGGGCTCAAGATGCAGGAACCGGAACTGCTGCAGACGTAACTGTCCTCGATACGATCCTCGTGAGCGGCGAGAAAATTTCGCGCAGCCTTCAGGAGACGGCCAGCTCGGTTGAAATCATTACGGGGGAGGATCTGGAAACACGGCCGGATGAGGAAAATGTCCAGAGCGCCATTCAGGACGTTCCCAACGTCTACTATCCCGGCACGGCTGGCGTTGCGCCCATTATCCGCGGGCAGGATACGCAAGGGCCAAACACTGGCGCGGTCGCGTTTTATTCAGGTACCGTTCCTCGGGCGTCCATCAACATAGACGGACACTACCAGACCTATTTCGAAACTGTGTTCGGTGCGACATCGATCTGGGATGTGGATCAGATCGAAGTGTTCCGGGGCCCACAGACAACATCTCAAGGTGCGAACAGCATCGCCGGTGCGATCATCGTTAAGACCAAGGATCCCACGTTCACGCCGGAAGGTGCGCTGCAGGCTGAATACGGCAGCTACAACACTCACCGTGTGTCAGGCATGCTGAGCGGACCGCTGAGCAGCCAGCTCGCCGCCCGTGTCGCGCTGGACTACTACGGCCGTGACACGTTCATCGACTATATCAATTCAAGCTTCACGGATGACGAGACCAACCTCGACATCATGTCCTTTAATGGACGGGCGAAGTTGCTCTATACGCCTGACGCCATCCCGGGTCTGACGGCAAAGCTCACCTATGCGACCGCTCAGAACAATCAGCCGACATATGAAGCTGCGACAGTCCAGCCCTACGACCGGCTTGAAAACAGCCAGGCAAACGTGCCGAGCTTCTATTCCCGTTCACACACCGGGATCGCAGACCTTTCCTATGAGTTCGAAAACGGAATTGTCGTCAGCAACGTCACCCAATACACCGATCTGGAAGTGAAGCGGAGCGTCGAAACCGTCGGCAACGGCGATGCGACCATCGACCAGCAGAACTGGTCGAACGAGACCCTGGTGAACTTCGGAACGCAAGACAGCACCTTCAGTGGTGTTGCCGGCCTTTATGCAGCTCATACACAGTCAGACGAAACCCTGCTCTTGCCCTTCAACGGTTCGCCGGATTTTGAGGATTCCAAGACCAATCTGGGTGTATTCACCGAGATCGATTACCGGATCAGCGATGCTTGGACGCTGACAGGCGGTCTGAGGTTCGAGAGCGACCGGATCAAGCGTACCGGACTGTCGTCGACGGTTGCCCCCAGGCCCGTGGATTTCGATTACGACGAGACCTTCAACGCGCTTCTGCCGAAGATTGCGCTCGCCTACAACATCACGCCGGACGTTACCGTGGGCGGCCTTGTCAATCGGGGTTTCAATCCAGGTGGTGTTGCCTTCGACTTCCTGAATGGACAAGCCCTGCCGTTCAAGGCGGAGACGTCCTGGAACTACGAAATTTTCGGCCGAGCCAATCTTCTGGACGACAAACTGTTTGTGTCCGCAAACCTTTTCTACACCGACTATCACGACTCCCAGCGTTACTTCCAAACGGTGTTGCCTGGCAGCAGCGTGACGCAGCTCCTCACGTTGAACGCGGAACGGGCCCACGCCTATGGTCTTGAAGTGGCGATGAGCTACCAGGTCCTGGACAATCTGCGTGTGAATGCCAATGCCGGTGTGCTTCAGAGTGAGATCTCCGAATTCGACACGCTGCCGTCGGTCGAAGGCAATGAATTCGGCAAGGCTCCGGGCTATATGCTGGGCTTTGGTGTGGACTGGAGTGTGCTGGAAAACCTGACCCTCTCGGCAAATGTCGAGCATTTCGACGGGTACTATTCGGACGATCTCAACACGCCGGCTTTTCAGGTCGATCCCTATACAATCGCGAATGCACGGGCGACCTACCAGGTTCACGATCATTTCCAGCTCTATGGCTACGTGAACAATATCTTCGATGAGCGTGTTCCGACCTATCTCGAGAACCGGCCGGGAGTCGCTTCCTTCGCCACCATGACGGCACCGCGCATGTTCGGCATTGGTGCAAAGGCAACGTTCTAA
- a CDS encoding tyrosine-type recombinase/integrase, translating into MRDKVETLDTLSAILPALAGSDRAEQLARLLTDEDIDTLRHLAREGMGENSLRALTSDFSYLEGWCLAATGSLLPWPAPAPLILKFIAHHLWDPDKKMSDPSHGMPDHVARALEAQKLLRTQKKSETLRPSHAPATVQRRLASWSTLHRWRGLTGDFSAAEVRSAMRLAVRVADRPRARKSRKAITADCLELLLATCNGTDYAAPSLMDIRDRALLLVGFASGGRRRSELSGMRFGQITWEDFLPLDPSDPGSDLLPAASLRLGRTKTEGFSDDNSVLLIGRSVDALKTWLEAAQIQEGAVFRAIDQWGNLKTRALTPQSVNAIVKKRCALAGLDPQDFSAHGLRSGFLTEAANRDIPIQDAMLQSRHRSLAQASSYYSDAGRSRRRSARLLG; encoded by the coding sequence ATGCGCGACAAGGTAGAAACCCTCGACACGTTGTCCGCCATTCTGCCAGCCCTTGCCGGGTCAGACCGGGCAGAGCAGCTGGCCCGGCTTCTGACCGATGAGGACATCGACACCCTGCGCCACCTTGCCAGGGAAGGTATGGGCGAGAATTCGCTGCGGGCTCTGACTTCCGACTTTTCCTATCTGGAAGGCTGGTGCCTGGCGGCAACCGGAAGCCTCCTGCCCTGGCCGGCACCGGCGCCACTCATTCTCAAGTTCATCGCCCATCACCTGTGGGATCCGGACAAGAAGATGTCTGATCCCAGTCACGGGATGCCTGACCACGTGGCGCGGGCTCTGGAGGCGCAGAAGCTCCTTAGAACTCAAAAAAAGTCAGAAACCCTTCGACCCTCGCATGCGCCGGCGACTGTGCAGCGGCGGTTGGCTTCCTGGTCGACCTTGCATCGCTGGCGGGGTCTGACGGGAGACTTCTCCGCGGCGGAAGTGCGCTCCGCCATGCGTCTGGCTGTTCGTGTCGCCGACCGGCCGCGGGCGCGGAAAAGTCGCAAGGCCATCACGGCCGATTGTCTGGAGCTTCTGCTCGCGACATGTAACGGCACGGACTACGCCGCACCAAGCCTGATGGACATTCGAGACAGGGCCTTGCTGCTGGTCGGGTTTGCCTCCGGTGGCCGTCGGCGCTCAGAGTTATCCGGAATGCGGTTTGGTCAGATCACCTGGGAGGACTTCTTGCCTCTGGATCCGAGTGACCCGGGGAGCGACCTCCTGCCTGCCGCCAGCCTGCGACTGGGGCGCACCAAGACGGAAGGATTTTCGGACGACAATTCGGTTCTTTTGATCGGACGCAGTGTCGATGCGCTGAAGACCTGGCTGGAAGCCGCCCAGATTCAGGAAGGTGCCGTCTTCCGTGCGATCGATCAGTGGGGCAACCTGAAAACCCGCGCCCTCACCCCACAATCGGTGAATGCTATCGTCAAGAAACGCTGTGCGCTTGCCGGTCTGGACCCGCAGGACTTTTCCGCGCATGGCTTGCGCTCAGGCTTTCTGACGGAAGCGGCCAACAGGGACATTCCGATCCAGGATGCCATGCTGCAGTCCCGGCACAGGTCCCTCGCCCAGGCGTCCAGCTATTACAGCGATGCCGGGCGCAGCAGACGGCGGTCGGCCAGATTGTTGGGGTGA